From the Sphingobium yanoikuyae genome, the window TCCTCAAATCATTGAAAAGGCGCGTATTGGCAGGCAGAGGGAGAGAGCATGACCGATCCGGCTTCCCCACGGGATGAGAGACGCGATGACAAGGCGCCGCGCACCGCGCGGGGCGAACGCACGCTGCGCGCGCTGCTGTCGGCGGCGGCCGAGGAATTTGGCGAAAAGGGTTTTCACGACGGGTCGGTGAGCGGCATCACCCGCCGGGCGGGCTGCGCCCTGGGCAGTTTCTACACCTATTTCGACAGCAAGGACGACATTTTCCGCGCGCTGGTCAACGACATGTCGGGCCAGGTGCGCGACTATGTCTCGCCCCGCATCGCCGATGCGCGCAACGGGATCGAGGCGGAACGGATCGGCCTGCTGAGCTTCCTGGAGTTCGCCCGCGCCCACAAGGAAATCTATCGCATCATCGACGAGGCCGAGTTCGTCGACCAGGCCGCCTATCGCGCCCATTATGAGAATACCGCCACCCGCATGGCCGCGCGCCTGAAAAAGGCCGCGCAGCAGGGCGACGTGCGCGCGGACGTGGAGGAAGTCCATGCCTGGGCGATCATGGGGATGAATGTGTTCCTGGGGCTGCGCTATGGCGTGTGGGACGACAGCCGCCCCGCGCAGGAGATTGCCGACATCGCCAACGCGTTGATCGAGAAGGGGATCGGCAAGCGCGCTTGAGGGTTGCACCGCTGCCGCCTATCGGGACAAGCACCGATGGTCGCGCCCTGCCCCTGCTGATAGGGCCGGGCGTCAGGCCCCAAAGCAAAAGGCGGACAGGCGATGCGCACACTCCATAAACAGACATTCCTTCTGGCATCGATAC encodes:
- a CDS encoding TetR/AcrR family transcriptional regulator, whose product is MTDPASPRDERRDDKAPRTARGERTLRALLSAAAEEFGEKGFHDGSVSGITRRAGCALGSFYTYFDSKDDIFRALVNDMSGQVRDYVSPRIADARNGIEAERIGLLSFLEFARAHKEIYRIIDEAEFVDQAAYRAHYENTATRMAARLKKAAQQGDVRADVEEVHAWAIMGMNVFLGLRYGVWDDSRPAQEIADIANALIEKGIGKRA